The DNA window AGCAATACGTTAGGGATGTTATTTGAACAACTGATCACAGTTTAGTGTTAGTTGTATTGAAAATGACTGTTTTATCCTGTGGACGGCGTGATTGATAGATTGTCTTACACTTCTGGACAAAGccgtgaaatgttttaaaaagagCCACATAGTTCGTGAGTAGATCTTTTATTGATAATTCATTCTAAATTTCTGATTATTCATAAACAGTTCgaataaattaatagtttatttGTTGTTTATTTCAACAGTTCCAACactttttcaaaatgaaaaataagagtTGAAGACCAGCTCTAACCGGCTGCCAAAGACCAGCTCTAACCGGTTTTAGAGATAGAGGGAGACCAAGGTAACTAATTGGATACCGGAAAGCAAAGGTATGGATTAGAGGAAATTATTAAGGTTAAACTTGTGGTaatttaaaatggattttttagGTTAGAATGGATTTTTTAGGTTAGAAGATATGAATGGCATGTCAATTTAATAATTGGCACgctagaaaaatttaaattaaattattcataGACAATGTCATATTGACTAAATTCATAAGAAGAAAAATTGAAGACTGAGACAACCaagtattttctttttttgataattgacaACCAAGTACTTAAATTAAAGTGTAATAATGATTAGAATACGTTTTAAAATTTCAGAACAATTTAGAGAGTGAGATTAATTATAATACAGAAACATCTAATGTATATTATTGTATGAATTTCCTACAACTTAGATTGCGggaaaattttattataaaaattagctAAAGaagttcttttattttttgtgtatCTTAATTGAGAAACCTAaattagagaaagaaaaaaaaaattaaatacatttGAAAGAAAGACCTGAACCTCTGAACTTTTCAAGCATAACATTTTCAAGAAGTTTTTTCTTGTCAATTGTGAGATAATTTACCCATTCACCGACCTCCCCTTTCCTGAAGAAGCACTTATTGGGGAAACTTGGCATAAATTTACCATTTTTGTTCACCTCTAAATCCTTCAAATTCTTTAAACTGCAAACCCTAACTATCTCCTCAATCACTCCTTGTCTCTCTTCCTCCGGCGAAAACGGATGCCCTAAAAACTCAGCCAACCTCTTCAAATGAGAGACCGCGTCCTCTTTCAAATCTTCGTACTTCAAAAACAACACTTTTTCAGGGTTCTCCAAACTCTCCTTCCAGTATGCAAGCACATGATCCCAAAAGGGTCCAAATGCACATAAACCCTTGAAAAATAGGTCAAATAATTCATCAATGGACAATGAGGTATTAGCCTTACCTTCTTCAATCATTAATTGAGAGAAAAAATGCCAAGAAGAAACTACAGTATCAAAAGGGTTACGACAAACGTAAACAACGCGACAATTACTTGTGTTTTTTATTGTTTCAGGTAAAGCTGGATATGGTATATGTGTAGCAAAAAGTCTAGGAGGCGGAACTGTCGAAAGATCGGAAGGAAGACGATCTTTATTAGCAAATACATTGAACTCGAAATAGGGAACAAGCTCATGGGGACTTGAAGTGAGTAAGGGAGTATTTGAAAAAGAATATCGCGAACGATTAACAACGGAAAAGATCAAAGATTTGAGCCAAGTTGTTCCGGTTTTCGGCATGGAAGCAAGTATAGTGTCCTGATCTTGAGCCTGAAAATACCTTTCGAAGGATATTACGTTACCAAGAATTGCTGATGGGCACCAAAAATTGTGATATAGACTTAAACCAGCAGTCACCCATCCCTTTGCTTTAGGGAGAGAATTAAGAAGTTGCTGAACCTCTTGATCAATTTCTTGAGAGTTGATATGGTGATTTTCTTGGGCCATTATAAACTCTTCACAATAACATATATACAATTATTGatgagttcttttttttttttttgaggaaatgAGGTTTTTGTTCTTTGAAGTTACATGCATTAATGATATTTATACAATTTTACTTTCATTTATTTCTAGATGTTTAATCCACCACCCATTTGacctcaaataaaaaaatgtaaaacccGCATTTTTGGAAATATATGTGATTGTAATTTTTATCATTCTATTTTAGAAGAATATGTTTACAAATGTCGCAGGCTCAAGTCATTACtcattttaacctttttaattatAGGTTACAAGTAATTTTCACATTTTAGTGGAGTTTAATTTGTTGGACATGTTTTAACTTCAGTTCCCGTCATTGATTGATTTTTATCCAATCCCAGGTGACTTTTATAAGTGGCAATATACCCCCTGAACTTGCAagtaatgggcaattaacacatatatTAACTTTATGGGTAAATTAGTACACGAACTtgatgattatgggcaattcgccacattttggcaatttaccccctcaatttataagttaattgtctcttaaattggcaatttgcccccttaacttgtaagttaatttaccaaaatgggctaattgcccataatcaacaaattcgtgtactgatttgccaacaaagttaatttgtatgttaattgcccattgcttacaagttgaaggggtaaattgctacttaagtctaTAATTAATCCTTACACTTTAAATTGGAATAAATTGTATTATCAAAAAAGAATTGGAATaaattctaattattttaaagttttaggtagaattataaaaaaacaaaagatcGATCtgccccctcaatttggcaGAAAATACCAAATGAGTCATATTAGAGGCTTTTGGATTAAACTAACCCACAACTTGCATTTTCGTATCAGAAAAATCCGCAACTTACATCTTCGTATCAAAAAGGCCCCTCTGACACAAAAAAGAAAGTGGGATTAactaattacaaattttaatactaattaattataattagtactaattaaaataattaaaagtctAATTATTCTATTAAACACCCAAACTAATCAACCGGAAACCGCAGCCAGAAATCGTTGTCGCCGCCATAAATTCCGTTAGAAACCGCTCCTTAAATGAGGAGATGCTGCTCCTCTAACGAGGAGCTCTTCTCCTCTTCTAAAACTGAAAGTAGCAAATCTGCTCTAAGGAGCAGTTATGTTCAAAGGACCAGTTCTGATGCTCCTCGGGCGAGAATCCAAGGAGGTGGCGGTGGATAGAGGTGGAGGGTGGTGGCTGACGGCGGACGatggttgaaaaaaaaaagaagaaaagaaaggagaaagaaaaaaagaagaaggtaAAAAGAATAAAggtttcttattttttattaaaaaataaattaattattaaatttttaaaattttattggcttaattaaaatttaaaaaatataattaatttaagagataaataaaatattaaccgttttttttaaaaaaaaagaaaaaacatttcTATTTTTGTATGTAAAGTGTAACTCACTTGctagggtgagagtggggagagACATTTTGATATACTTTGACAtagttttttttgatgaatgatGGTATTATAAAAAAGCCACAAGAAGTCGCAAAAGCTAAATCACACAAaactttcgcacaagaagtggcaatCTAGTTGCACACTAAAGGCTACGATTAAGTGTGATTAGCAATACAAGATCATCCTAACAAAATACAATCCGGACTTCTAAAAAAGTCAATACCCGAGTATGGAAAAGAAGTAAAACAACTAGTAAAATAGAAAACCGACTTAATAAAGCTACCATAAATAACTTCTTCCACTAAAGTAAACTTATTCTGGGAAATCTTCTTATTTCTGCAGTTTCAAATTTCCCATATCAGAATAATCCACAATAACTCCCAAAGCTTCTTGTAGCTACCTCTTGAAATAAGATTCAGCCATTGCCTGTAGAAATCTTCAAATGAATTTGGCATCACCCACATGAACCCGACCTTAGTAAGCACTCCATCCCAAACCAAGCGAGCAAAATCACAATGCATAAATAAATGATCCTGAGTTTCTATGCTAGAACAAAAACAACATCCTGCATTATCCAAAGCAATAATTCCCCGAATAGCTAAAAATTCTCTAGAAGGTACTCGACCATGCAAAGCCGTCCACATGAAAAATTTAATACGAGGAGGAGCAAATGACTTCCATAGTTCGGCAAACATACCTCTCGGAGAAGGCAAAGTTACCATCAAAACAAGATCAGAAGCATTACGAACCTGCTGAAGCTGGCTTGTCCCTATTACTTCTCTAAACTTCTGCTGCCGAACCCAGAAGACGCCGTTCCTGACCTGGAGATTTCGCCTAAAAGCAGTGGCGGGCTGTACCTGATTCGGAGATGCAGAAGCAATTTCACCGAACTGCTGTAGATCAGAAGCAGGCTGTACCTGAACCGAAGACGCTATAACTTCACCGGACTGCTGCAGAATTTGACCAGAAGCAGCGAACTGAACCTAAACCAGAGACGTAGAAGCCATATCACCGGACTGCTGCTGAACACCCACGGCATTAACACTGATTGCCTCTTTTATCACCGAGAGCATATGACAAAACGAAGCCGACGAGTATATTTTTGTTACCGAATTCCACAACACGCCATCCCTATTTCCTTCCACAAAATTCAGCTCATTAAATTTAGCTACTAAATCATTGAAAATCAACAATTCAGCACTACGTAATCTTCGCCTCCAACGCCATCCATCAATCACAATTTGCCTAAGCATGACATGCTTTTGATTCGAAAGCTTATAAAGATTCGGAAAGACAATTAAAGCGGTTCTGCAACCCATCCAATTATCATTCCATAAGTCGATTAAAGAACCATCACCCACCTTATAACTCACATTTGAGATAAATACATTCCACACAAAAGTATCTCTATAGCACAATTTTCTTATGCCTTTCCAAATGAATGAGAGACAATTTCCATTATCAAACGAAAAATCATTCCAATTCGAGATGGAGGAACACTTCGAAATTACTCTAAACCAAAGTGAGTTCAAGTTTGTAAATTTCAACTTCCAAATCCACTTGAACAACAAACTTTGATAACGAGTTTTTAAATTGACAACATTTAAACCACCCAACTCAAAATCCTTGCAAATAATCTTCCATGAAATTTTACATAATGCCCTAGAAGACACATCTCCTTTCCAAAGAAAACGTTTCATATAACTTTCCAAGTTCTTTTGGACTGAGACTGGCATACTGAAAACTGACATGTAATAAACCGGAACACTAAAGAGCACAGATTTCAAGAGGACTAACCTGTCTGCCGGAGATAAAATCGAACCCTTCCACAAAgccagttttgatttaaatctcTCCATAACATGCACCCAATTACCCTGAGACAAACACCTTTGAGCTAATGGCAGCCCTAGATATGTAATTGGAAAAGAACCAATTTTACACCCAACCAACTGCGAAGCTAACTCCAAATCCGCTCCATTCACATTAATTCccaaaattgaatttttgtgaaaattaattttcaaccCTGAAATAAGCTCACCGAAGAATTCTTGTCAAGTTTTGCAGGTATCCCATATCAAAAGGTAAATAAATCAGCGTGTCATCCGCAAACTGGAGCAGAGAAAGAGGATCACAACTTTCATCAAAACAATAACCCGAGAATAAACCCATGCCACTCGCCTTATCTAAAATACACTTCAGTCCTTCAACTGCAATAACAAACAAGTAAGGAGAAATTGGATCACCCTGACGAACACCTCTCTGGACTGCAATAACAGCTTGATTGGATCTACTGGACTGCCATTCACCAAAACCGACGTGCTTGCCGAAGATAGACAATAAGACATCCAGTCAATCCATTGTTGCAGAAAACCCATACAATCCATAACAGATAAAAGATAACCCCAATCAATACTGTCAAATGCTTTATGAAAATCAAGTTTTAAGACAAGTAACTTATTTTTCCTTCTGACAGCATTATGAACCAGCTCATTAGCAATCATCGAACACTCCAAAATGCTCCTACCTTTTAAAAAGGCATGCTGATTATCATAGATAACAGTGGACAGCAAAGGTGCCAATCGTAAAGAGAGCACTTTAGAAAGCAGTTTGTAGAGCCCATTGACCAAACTGATAGGTCGATAATCCTTGATGTTCGATGATCCTGGAACTTTAGGCATCAAAACCATAAAAGAAGAGTTAATTCCTGGAGGAAAAGTAACATCATTATAAAAAGATGTAAAAAGACCTAGAATAGACAGTTTCATGAAAGGCCAAGCTCTcctataaaaatagaaattaaaccCATCTGGTCCCGGAGCTTTCTTTTCATTACAAGAACAGAGAGCTTGAAAGATTTATTCTTCCTCAAAAGGTCGAGTGAGAAGCAATCCCTGAGCTATAGACAATCGCAAAAAACGAAGACCTGCGAGAGTAAAGGTAGTCGACGACAACTTGCAATAAAGAGAATTATAAAAAGAACGAACGTGAAAGCGGATGTCTTTAGGCTCTGAATATACAGCCTCCCCATCCTGAACTGAAGAGATTGTATTGTTTCTATAATGCATAGAAGCAATACTATGGAAAAATTTAGTATTTCTGTCACCCACTAAATTCCATTTCAGCCTTGACTTTTGTCTCCAAAGAGATTCAAGTCTTTTTTCCGCTTTCCAGAGTTCAGACTTGAGGTTAACAAGATCATCAATTTCTCCATCTGACAATAACCCAACATCGGCATCCATTTCTTTTCCATGTATCTATGCGCTAATCTCACTAATACGCTTGTTCTGATCCCCAAAAATATCCCGATTCCATTCCTTTAAAAGTCTGCGCAATTCTTTCAAATTATGAACAACATTCAATGAAGAACATTTACTCTATGATGCTGAAATAAAGTTCTCAAAATCTTCATGATCCCACCACGCATCAACCGACCTAAACGGTTTGGGACCCCAATCACTTTGACATAGTTGCAGGTCTATTTGACTCCAAAACCGAtaaaatgacttttttgatattttatgccaAGTTTAGGAGATGAATTGACCCTTTA is part of the Mercurialis annua linkage group LG3, ddMerAnnu1.2, whole genome shotgun sequence genome and encodes:
- the LOC126671458 gene encoding cytosolic sulfotransferase 15-like — protein: MAQENHHINSQEIDQEVQQLLNSLPKAKGWVTAGLSLYHNFWCPSAILGNVISFERYFQAQDQDTILASMPKTGTTWLKSLIFSVVNRSRYSFSNTPLLTSSPHELVPYFEFNVFANKDRLPSDLSTVPPPRLFATHIPYPALPETIKNTSNCRVVYVCRNPFDTVVSSWHFFSQLMIEEGKANTSLSIDELFDLFFKGLCAFGPFWDHVLAYWKESLENPEKVLFLKYEDLKEDAVSHLKRLAEFLGHPFSPEEERQGVIEEIVRVCSLKNLKDLEVNKNGKFMPSFPNKCFFRKGEVGEWVNYLTIDKKKLLENVMLEKFRGSGLSFKCI